One genomic region from Prionailurus bengalensis isolate Pbe53 chromosome C1, Fcat_Pben_1.1_paternal_pri, whole genome shotgun sequence encodes:
- the ICOS gene encoding inducible T-cell costimulator, with the protein MKLDLCYFLLFCFQVEVLTGEINDSAKSEMFTFHDGGIQISCKFSEIALQFKMKLLKGTEVLCDLTKTKESGNTVSIKNLKFCQTQLFNDSVSFFLYNLDNSHASYYTCELSIFDPPPFQKKNISREYLNIYESQICCQLKFWLPIGCSAFVVVYIFGCVFLCWLTKKKYRSSGHDPNSEYMFMAAVNTAKKPGLTGVTHNLELCGTQA; encoded by the exons ATGAAGTTAGACCTCtgctatttccttctcttctgctttcaAGTTGAAGTCCTAACAG GAGAAATCAATGATTCTGCCAAGTCCGAGATGTTTACCTTTCACGATGGAGGCATACAAATTTCATGCAAATTCAGTGAGATTGCCTTGCAATTTAAAATGAAGTTGCTAAAAGGGACGGAAGTACTCTGTGATCTCACTAAGACAAAAGAAAGTGGTAACACGGTGTCCATTAAGAATCTGAAATTCTGTCAAACTCAGTTATTCAATGACAGTGTCTCCTTTTTCCTGTATAATTTGGACAATTCTCATGCCAGCTATTACACCTGCGAACTGTCAATTTTTGATCCTCCTCCTTTTCAGAAGAAGAATATTAGCagagaatatttgaatatttatg AATCACAGATTTGCTGCCAGCTGAAGTTCTGGTTACCCATAGGGTGTTCAGCTTTTGTTGTAGTCTACATTTTTGGATGCGTATTTCTTTGTTGGCTTACAAAAAAG AAGTATCGATCCAGTGGGCATGACCCTAACAGTGAATACATGTTTATGGCAGCAGTGAACACAGCCAAGAAACCTGGACTCACAG GTGTGACTCATAATTTGGAACTTTGTGGCACCCAGGCATGA